From a single Bacillus pumilus genomic region:
- the rnpM gene encoding RNase P modulator RnpM yields the protein MKSRKKIPLRKCVVTGEMKPKKELIRVVRSKEGEVSVDATGKMNGRGAYLSLDKETILAAKNKRSLQQQFQTQIDEHIFEELLELAEKVKKPND from the coding sequence GTGAAAAGCCGAAAAAAAATCCCGCTTAGAAAATGCGTCGTGACGGGAGAAATGAAACCAAAGAAAGAACTGATCCGTGTTGTTCGTTCTAAAGAAGGTGAAGTGTCTGTTGATGCAACCGGAAAAATGAACGGACGCGGAGCTTACCTTTCTCTCGATAAAGAAACCATTCTTGCGGCAAAGAACAAACGCAGTTTACAGCAGCAATTTCAGACACAGATTGACGAACACATATTTGAAGAATTACTAGAACTAGCTGAAAAGGTGAAAAAACCAAATGACTGA
- the truB gene encoding tRNA pseudouridine(55) synthase TruB has product MINGVLLLHKERGMTSHDCVFKVRKILHTKKVGHTGTLDPEVSGVLPICIGRATKIVEYLTDKSKTYNAEMTIGFSTTTEDQTGEIVEEKKVQKPISEEEIDAALKQFEGAIEQIPPMFSAVKIGGKKLYEYAREGIEIERPSREITIHRIERTTPVLFENGKVSFRFTVLCSKGTYVRTLAVDIGKKLGFPAHMSHLIRTGSGDFTLDECITLDELRDMSEEGTVDEHLVPIERALNHLPKWEINDTLASKVENGAVLPLPDEFAHFAEEDRVAVFAPSGRCMAIYMKHPTKQNLMKPAKILSQDKQS; this is encoded by the coding sequence ATGATAAATGGTGTTCTTTTATTACATAAAGAAAGAGGAATGACCTCTCACGACTGTGTGTTTAAAGTGAGAAAGATCCTGCATACCAAAAAAGTCGGACATACAGGCACCCTCGATCCTGAGGTTTCAGGTGTTCTACCGATTTGTATCGGTAGAGCGACGAAGATTGTAGAATACTTAACAGATAAATCAAAAACGTATAATGCAGAAATGACGATTGGCTTTTCTACAACAACAGAAGATCAAACAGGCGAAATTGTTGAAGAAAAAAAGGTGCAAAAGCCAATTTCAGAAGAAGAAATCGATGCTGCGTTGAAACAGTTTGAAGGTGCGATTGAACAAATTCCTCCCATGTTTTCTGCTGTGAAAATTGGTGGGAAAAAGCTCTATGAATATGCAAGAGAGGGTATTGAAATTGAGCGGCCAAGCCGCGAAATTACGATTCACCGTATTGAGCGGACCACTCCTGTTCTATTTGAAAATGGAAAGGTGTCATTTAGATTCACTGTTCTATGCTCAAAAGGAACGTATGTCAGAACCTTAGCGGTTGATATTGGAAAGAAACTAGGGTTTCCAGCCCATATGTCACATCTTATTCGCACAGGGTCAGGTGATTTTACACTAGATGAATGTATCACTCTTGATGAGCTCCGAGATATGAGCGAAGAAGGCACAGTAGATGAGCACCTTGTTCCGATCGAACGTGCGCTCAATCATTTGCCGAAATGGGAGATAAATGATACATTAGCAAGTAAAGTGGAAAACGGTGCAGTCCTGCCATTGCCTGATGAATTTGCTCATTTTGCAGAGGAGGATCGTGTCGCTGTCTTTGCTCCTTCAGGTCGTTGTATGGCGATATATATGAAGCATCCGACCAAACAGAATCTGATGAAGCCGGCGAAGATCTTATCTCAGGACAAGCAATCTTAA
- a CDS encoding endo-1,4-beta-xylanase — MVKERSFLHQSLNKGENGQGNQVWKKEANDRISKHRQRDLQINVTNHENKPIAGVEVEIKQIKHEFAFGSAMNDQVLFNQQYADFFVKYFNWAVFENEAKWYANEPERGRITYEKADAMLNFADRHQLPVRGHALFWEVEDANPSWLRTLPNHEVYAAMKNRLEHAGHHFKRRFRHWDVNNEMMHGSFFKDRFGKNIWKWMYEETKKIDPQALLFVNDYNVISYGEHHAYKAHINELRQLGAPIEAIGVQGHFGERVDPAIVKERLDVLAELGLPIWVTEYDSVQPDANKRADNLEALYRVAFSHPAVKGVLMWGFWAGAHWRGEHAAIVNYDWSLNEAGRRYEKLLKEWTTQRVEKTGANGKVTCPAFHGTYEIRIGSENKILKQQTIELDSNEQTPLRLDVIVPEGSA, encoded by the coding sequence ATGGTTAAAGAAAGAAGCTTTCTTCATCAATCATTAAATAAGGGCGAAAATGGGCAGGGCAATCAGGTGTGGAAAAAAGAGGCGAATGATCGAATCTCAAAGCATAGACAAAGAGACCTTCAAATAAACGTCACAAATCATGAAAACAAGCCAATAGCAGGTGTAGAGGTGGAAATTAAGCAAATTAAGCATGAATTCGCATTTGGCTCGGCAATGAATGACCAAGTGTTGTTTAATCAACAATATGCTGATTTTTTCGTGAAATATTTTAATTGGGCTGTTTTTGAAAATGAGGCAAAATGGTATGCGAATGAGCCGGAAAGAGGAAGAATCACTTACGAAAAAGCAGATGCGATGCTGAACTTTGCAGATAGACATCAACTTCCAGTGAGAGGCCACGCTTTATTTTGGGAGGTAGAAGATGCGAATCCAAGCTGGCTAAGGACATTGCCCAATCACGAAGTGTATGCAGCCATGAAAAACCGGCTTGAGCATGCGGGTCATCATTTTAAGAGGAGATTCCGTCATTGGGATGTAAACAATGAAATGATGCATGGTTCATTCTTTAAAGACCGCTTCGGGAAAAATATTTGGAAATGGATGTATGAAGAAACGAAAAAGATTGACCCTCAAGCACTATTGTTTGTGAATGACTATAATGTGATCTCATATGGTGAGCACCATGCTTATAAAGCGCATATCAATGAACTGCGACAGTTGGGCGCACCTATTGAGGCGATTGGTGTTCAAGGTCATTTTGGAGAGCGGGTCGATCCAGCCATTGTAAAAGAGAGGCTCGATGTGCTTGCTGAGCTTGGTCTGCCTATATGGGTCACAGAGTACGACTCTGTTCAACCTGACGCAAATAAAAGAGCGGATAACCTAGAGGCTTTATACCGCGTGGCATTTAGTCATCCAGCCGTAAAAGGAGTGCTGATGTGGGGATTTTGGGCAGGTGCCCATTGGAGAGGTGAGCATGCGGCCATCGTTAATTATGATTGGTCTTTAAATGAAGCAGGTCGACGTTATGAAAAGCTTCTAAAAGAGTGGACGACACAAAGAGTTGAAAAAACAGGGGCTAATGGCAAAGTGACATGTCCAGCATTTCACGGGACATATGAGATTCGAATCGGTAGCGAAAATAAAATATTAAAACAACAGACAATTGAACTTGATTCAAATGAACAAACACCACTTCGACTAGATGTGATTGTACCTGAAGGATCGGCTTGA
- the rbfA gene encoding 30S ribosome-binding factor RbfA: protein MSMRATRVGEQMKKELGDILGRKLKDPRIGFLTVTDVEVSGDLQIAKVYISVLGDEKKREETLKGLAKAKGYIRSEIGNRIRLRKTPELHFEFDESVDYGNRIESLIAELNTKDHE from the coding sequence ATGAGTATGAGAGCAACCCGTGTGGGTGAGCAAATGAAAAAAGAATTGGGCGACATCCTAGGCAGAAAGCTGAAAGATCCAAGAATTGGCTTTTTGACTGTAACGGATGTCGAAGTGTCCGGTGATTTGCAAATTGCCAAAGTCTACATTTCTGTTCTTGGTGACGAGAAGAAAAGAGAGGAAACTTTAAAAGGCCTTGCAAAGGCTAAAGGGTATATCCGCTCTGAGATTGGCAATCGAATCAGACTTCGCAAAACACCAGAACTGCACTTTGAATTCGACGAATCCGTGGATTACGGGAACCGAATTGAAAGCCTGATTGCTGAATTAAACACAAAAGACCACGAATAA
- the ribF gene encoding bifunctional riboflavin kinase/FAD synthetase gives MKTIHISHPHTLNQNDQEPSVMALGYFDGVHLGHQKVIDTAKNMAKKEGLALAVMTFHPHPSHVLQKAREPKDLITPLEDKIDFIKQLGADYLYIVQFSESFAALSPQEFVDQYLNELNVKHAVAGFDFTFGRFGAGTMETFDEYAKGRISATIVPKLSNQDRKVSSTLIRSALKNGDVEYVSELLGKPYQLRGIVIHGDKRGRTIGFPTANVGLSAEYIIPPTGVYAVRAEVKGKVYDGVCNVGYKPTFYEKRPDQPAIEVNLFDFNEEIYGEPIKLQWFKRIRSEQKFNGIQELTAQISQDKEEAIQFFHDQRNQTKNS, from the coding sequence GTGAAGACTATACATATTTCACACCCTCATACATTGAATCAAAACGATCAAGAACCGTCTGTTATGGCTTTAGGGTATTTTGACGGTGTTCACCTCGGACATCAAAAAGTCATTGATACAGCAAAAAATATGGCGAAAAAGGAAGGATTGGCCTTAGCGGTCATGACCTTTCATCCGCATCCATCACATGTTTTGCAAAAAGCGCGTGAACCTAAAGACTTAATTACACCACTTGAGGATAAAATTGATTTCATCAAACAGCTGGGTGCTGACTATTTATACATTGTGCAATTCAGCGAAAGCTTTGCAGCGCTATCTCCTCAAGAGTTTGTGGATCAATATTTGAATGAGCTGAATGTGAAGCACGCAGTAGCCGGTTTTGATTTTACGTTTGGGCGTTTTGGTGCAGGCACAATGGAAACGTTTGATGAGTACGCAAAAGGGCGTATTTCAGCAACCATCGTCCCTAAATTGTCCAATCAAGACCGAAAAGTGAGCTCGACTCTCATACGTTCCGCATTGAAAAATGGAGATGTTGAATATGTGAGTGAGCTTTTAGGAAAACCTTATCAGCTTCGCGGCATTGTCATTCATGGGGATAAGCGAGGACGGACGATCGGTTTTCCGACAGCCAATGTCGGTTTATCTGCTGAATACATCATTCCGCCAACAGGGGTTTATGCAGTGAGAGCAGAAGTGAAGGGCAAAGTGTATGACGGCGTTTGTAACGTTGGCTATAAACCAACATTTTATGAAAAACGTCCCGATCAGCCTGCGATTGAAGTGAACCTTTTTGATTTTAACGAAGAAATATACGGTGAACCGATTAAATTACAATGGTTCAAGCGTATTCGCAGCGAACAAAAATTTAACGGAATCCAAGAATTAACGGCTCAAATCAGTCAAGATAAAGAAGAAGCGATTCAGTTTTTTCATGATCAGCGTAACCAAACAAAAAATTCATAG
- the infB gene encoding translation initiation factor IF-2: MAKVRVYEYAKAIDVSSKDIIAALKDMNVEVNNHMATLEDDTVKKLDAIYKKAKAKETANEKPAEQKKQSSNKNNDRKKNDVQNNQFNKNKKNNNQNKNKNKRGGNNKPQHQQARPVKPKKELPEKIEFTNSMTVGQLAEELGKESAEIIKKLMMLGVMATINQELDKDTVELIASEYGVPVEEVIILEETELEKYEVEDKEEDMQVRPPVVTIMGHVDHGKTTLLDSIRKTKVVEGEAGGITQHIGAYQIEENSKKITFLDTPGHAAFTTMRARGAEVTDTTILVVAADDGVMPQTVEAINHAKAAEVPIIVAVNKIDKPTANPDRVMQELTEHGLVPEAWGGETIFVPLSAKTGEGIDELIEMILLVSEVGELKANPNRAAKGTVIEAELDKGRGSVATLLVQTGTLHVGDPIVVGNTFGRVRAMVNDIGRRVKTAGPSTPVEITGLNDVPNAGDQFLVFKDEKTARQVGEARASKQLDEQRSDKAKLSLDDLFEQIKQGEVKDINLIVKADVQGSAEALTAALQKIEVEGVKVKIIHTGVGAITESDIILASASNAIVIGFNVRPDGNAKSTAETENVDIRLHRIIYKVIDEIEAAMKGMLDPEYEEKVIGQVEVRQTFKVSKIGTIAGGYVTEGTITRDSGIRLIRDGVVIFEGEVDVLKRFKDDVKEVSQGYECGITIKKYNDIREGDVMESFVMQEIERK, encoded by the coding sequence ATGGCTAAAGTGAGAGTTTATGAATACGCAAAAGCCATAGATGTTTCAAGTAAAGATATTATAGCAGCGCTTAAAGATATGAACGTGGAAGTGAACAACCACATGGCGACGCTTGAAGACGACACTGTGAAAAAGCTAGACGCTATCTATAAAAAAGCCAAAGCAAAAGAGACAGCTAACGAGAAACCCGCAGAACAAAAAAAACAATCATCTAACAAAAACAATGATAGAAAGAAGAATGACGTGCAGAATAATCAATTTAATAAAAACAAAAAAAACAACAACCAAAATAAAAACAAAAATAAACGCGGTGGGAATAACAAACCGCAGCATCAGCAAGCTAGACCTGTGAAGCCTAAAAAAGAGCTTCCTGAAAAAATTGAATTTACAAATTCAATGACAGTCGGCCAGCTGGCTGAAGAGCTTGGGAAAGAATCAGCTGAAATCATCAAAAAGCTGATGATGCTTGGTGTTATGGCAACCATTAACCAAGAGCTGGATAAAGACACAGTTGAATTAATTGCTTCTGAGTATGGCGTTCCGGTAGAGGAAGTCATTATTTTAGAAGAAACTGAACTGGAAAAGTATGAAGTGGAAGATAAAGAAGAAGATATGCAAGTACGCCCTCCAGTTGTAACGATCATGGGACACGTTGACCACGGGAAAACAACGCTTCTTGACAGCATTCGTAAGACGAAAGTCGTTGAAGGCGAAGCTGGTGGAATCACGCAGCATATCGGTGCATACCAAATAGAAGAAAATAGCAAGAAAATCACGTTCCTTGATACACCTGGACACGCAGCATTCACAACAATGCGTGCACGTGGTGCCGAGGTAACGGATACGACAATCCTTGTTGTTGCAGCAGATGATGGCGTTATGCCGCAAACGGTTGAAGCCATTAACCATGCGAAAGCGGCAGAAGTGCCAATCATTGTCGCTGTCAACAAAATTGACAAACCAACAGCAAACCCTGACCGCGTGATGCAGGAATTAACTGAGCATGGTCTTGTACCAGAAGCTTGGGGCGGCGAAACGATCTTCGTTCCTCTATCTGCGAAAACAGGTGAAGGCATTGACGAATTGATTGAAATGATCCTTCTTGTCAGTGAAGTAGGAGAACTGAAAGCCAACCCAAATCGTGCGGCAAAAGGGACGGTCATCGAGGCTGAGCTTGATAAAGGAAGAGGTTCTGTTGCAACCCTTCTTGTTCAAACTGGTACACTTCATGTAGGTGATCCAATCGTCGTTGGAAACACATTTGGCCGTGTGCGTGCCATGGTTAATGACATCGGCCGCCGCGTGAAAACAGCAGGACCATCTACACCTGTTGAAATCACTGGTTTAAACGATGTACCTAATGCAGGGGATCAGTTCCTCGTATTCAAAGACGAAAAAACAGCTCGTCAAGTGGGCGAGGCCCGTGCGTCTAAACAACTTGATGAACAGCGTTCAGACAAAGCGAAATTATCTCTCGATGACCTATTTGAGCAAATCAAACAAGGTGAGGTAAAAGATATCAACTTGATCGTGAAAGCAGACGTACAAGGTTCTGCTGAAGCATTGACGGCGGCACTTCAAAAAATTGAAGTAGAAGGCGTCAAAGTGAAAATCATCCATACGGGTGTTGGAGCGATTACAGAATCCGATATCATCTTAGCAAGTGCTTCTAATGCCATCGTAATTGGATTTAACGTACGTCCTGACGGAAATGCGAAGAGCACAGCTGAAACAGAGAACGTAGATATTCGCTTACACCGCATTATCTATAAAGTCATCGATGAAATTGAAGCTGCGATGAAAGGAATGCTTGACCCTGAATATGAGGAAAAAGTGATCGGTCAAGTTGAAGTTCGTCAAACGTTCAAAGTTTCTAAAATTGGTACCATTGCTGGTGGTTATGTCACTGAAGGAACAATTACTAGAGATAGTGGTATCCGTTTAATCCGTGACGGCGTCGTTATTTTTGAAGGCGAAGTTGACGTATTAAAACGATTTAAAGATGACGTCAAAGAAGTTTCACAAGGCTATGAATGTGGTATTACCATTAAGAAATACAATGATATCCGTGAAGGTGATGTTATGGAATCATTCGTTATGCAAGAAATTGAAAGAAAATGA
- the nusA gene encoding transcription termination factor NusA, whose product MSSELLDALTVLEKEKGISKEIIIEAIEAALISAYKRNFNQAQNVRVDLNRETGTIRVFARKDVVDEVYDSRLEISVDDAANINPNYMVGDVVEIEVTPKDFGRIAAQTAKQVVTQRVREAERGVIYTEFIDREEDIMTGIVQRIDSKFIYVSLGKIEALLPVNEQMPNEDYKPHDRIKVFITKVEKTTKGPQIYVSRTHPGLLKRLFEIEVPEIYDGTVELKSVAREAGDRSKISVRTDDPDVDPVGSCVGPKGQRVQAIVNELKGEKIDIVHWSNDPVEFVANALSPSKVLDVIVNEEDKATTVIVPDYQLSLAIGKRGQNARLAAKLTSWKIDIKSETDARELGIFPRTEDSESLFLEAEPVAEESDE is encoded by the coding sequence ATGAGTAGTGAGTTGTTAGATGCCCTGACTGTTCTTGAAAAAGAGAAGGGTATTAGTAAAGAAATTATTATTGAAGCGATAGAAGCTGCACTCATTTCTGCATATAAGCGTAACTTTAATCAAGCACAAAATGTTCGTGTTGATTTAAACCGCGAAACGGGAACAATTCGCGTATTTGCAAGAAAAGATGTTGTAGATGAAGTGTATGATTCTCGCCTTGAAATCTCTGTAGATGATGCGGCCAATATCAACCCGAATTACATGGTAGGTGACGTCGTTGAGATTGAAGTCACACCAAAAGACTTCGGGCGCATTGCAGCTCAAACAGCGAAACAAGTCGTAACGCAGCGAGTGAGAGAAGCAGAGCGAGGTGTGATCTACACTGAGTTTATCGATCGCGAAGAAGACATTATGACGGGAATCGTTCAGCGAATTGACAGTAAATTCATTTACGTGTCACTTGGCAAAATCGAAGCCCTTCTTCCGGTCAACGAACAAATGCCAAATGAGGACTACAAACCACATGACCGCATTAAAGTGTTTATTACAAAAGTAGAAAAAACAACTAAAGGACCACAAATTTATGTGTCTAGAACACATCCAGGTCTTTTAAAGCGTTTATTTGAAATTGAAGTGCCAGAAATTTATGATGGTACTGTAGAGCTTAAATCGGTTGCTCGAGAAGCTGGGGACCGTTCTAAAATATCTGTTCGTACGGATGATCCTGATGTTGATCCAGTTGGGTCTTGTGTTGGACCAAAAGGTCAGCGTGTACAAGCAATTGTCAATGAGCTAAAAGGTGAAAAGATTGACATTGTCCATTGGTCTAATGACCCTGTTGAATTTGTTGCCAATGCATTAAGTCCTTCAAAAGTACTTGATGTCATTGTCAATGAAGAAGATAAGGCGACAACTGTCATTGTCCCTGATTATCAGCTATCATTAGCGATTGGTAAAAGAGGTCAAAATGCTCGTCTTGCTGCAAAGCTGACTAGCTGGAAAATTGACATTAAAAGCGAAACAGATGCAAGGGAACTCGGTATTTTCCCAAGAACTGAAGACTCTGAATCTCTTTTCTTAGAGGCTGAACCAGTAGCTGAGGAATCTGACGAATAA
- the rpsO gene encoding 30S ribosomal protein S15 — MAITQERKTQLINEFKTHESDTGSPEVQIAVLTESINNLNEHLRTHKKDHHSRRGLLKMVGRRRNLLTYLRNKDVTRYRELINKLGLRR; from the coding sequence ATGGCTATTACTCAAGAGCGTAAAACTCAATTAATTAATGAGTTCAAAACACACGAATCTGATACTGGATCTCCAGAAGTTCAGATCGCTGTCCTAACAGAATCTATTAACAACTTGAACGAGCATTTACGTACTCATAAGAAAGATCACCACTCACGTCGCGGTCTTTTGAAAATGGTAGGTAGACGTCGTAATCTTCTTACGTATCTACGTAATAAAGACGTAACTCGTTACCGTGAGTTAATTAACAAACTAGGCTTACGTCGATAA
- a CDS encoding DUF503 domain-containing protein codes for MIGYTECECIIYDASSLKEKRAVLQRILTRTRHKFNVTMAEMNYQDTWQRTSIGIAVISSSRVQVEKELQRVLSFIDSFPEIERTITKTEWF; via the coding sequence ATGATCGGTTATACCGAATGTGAGTGCATCATTTATGATGCATCCTCACTGAAGGAAAAACGTGCGGTTCTTCAGCGTATATTGACAAGAACGCGTCATAAATTCAATGTAACCATGGCTGAAATGAATTATCAGGATACATGGCAGCGTACATCAATTGGAATCGCCGTTATTTCCTCATCTCGGGTTCAAGTGGAAAAGGAGCTTCAGCGAGTATTAAGCTTTATTGATTCCTTTCCTGAAATTGAACGAACGATCACGAAAACTGAGTGGTTTTAA
- the rimP gene encoding ribosome maturation factor RimP, giving the protein MSKKVVDVVSEMVQPILDGLQLELVDVEFVKEGQNWFLRVFIDSDKGVDIEECAKVSEALSEKLDEADPISQNYFLEVSSPGAERPLKKKADFEKALGKNVFMKTYEPIDGEKAFEGELTSFDGEIATVTVKIKTRKKEINIPYEKIANARLAVSFN; this is encoded by the coding sequence ATGAGCAAAAAAGTAGTGGATGTCGTAAGCGAAATGGTACAGCCAATTTTAGATGGCTTACAGCTTGAACTCGTTGATGTTGAATTTGTCAAAGAGGGTCAAAACTGGTTCCTTCGCGTGTTTATTGACTCTGATAAAGGTGTCGATATCGAAGAATGTGCCAAAGTGAGCGAAGCCTTGAGCGAAAAGCTTGATGAGGCAGATCCGATTAGCCAAAACTACTTTCTTGAAGTATCCTCTCCTGGAGCGGAGCGCCCATTAAAGAAAAAAGCTGATTTTGAAAAAGCACTTGGAAAAAATGTTTTCATGAAAACATATGAACCAATTGATGGTGAAAAAGCATTTGAAGGTGAGCTTACAAGCTTTGATGGTGAGATTGCAACAGTGACAGTGAAGATCAAGACAAGAAAGAAAGAGATCAATATTCCATACGAAAAAATAGCTAACGCAAGATTAGCAGTTTCGTTCAATTAA
- a CDS encoding YlxQ family RNA-binding protein, which translates to MTESEWYPLLGLANRARKVVSGEDLVIKEIRHARAKLVLLAADASSNTEKKVSDKCKFYNVPVRKVEDRSVLGRSIGKDARVVVAVTDQGFAKKLISLLD; encoded by the coding sequence ATGACTGAATCTGAATGGTATCCTTTGCTAGGTCTAGCAAATCGAGCTCGTAAAGTCGTGTCAGGAGAAGATCTAGTGATCAAAGAAATTAGACATGCGCGTGCTAAGCTGGTTCTTCTTGCAGCAGATGCCTCATCGAACACAGAGAAAAAGGTATCTGACAAATGCAAATTTTATAATGTTCCGGTTAGAAAAGTTGAAGACCGTTCCGTTCTCGGACGTTCTATTGGGAAAGATGCTCGCGTAGTTGTCGCTGTCACTGACCAAGGCTTCGCTAAGAAGCTTATAAGCTTGCTCGATTAA
- the pnp gene encoding polyribonucleotide nucleotidyltransferase, translated as MGQEKQVFTIDWAGRQLTVETGQLAKQANGAVLVRYGDTAVLSSATASKEPKPLDFFPLTVNYEERLYAVGKIPGGFIKREGRPSEKAILASRLIDRPIRPLFADGFRNEVQVISIVMSVDQDCSSEMAAMFGSSLALCVSDIPFEGPIAGVTVGRVDGKLIINPNVEQLEQSDINLVVAGTKDAINMVEAGADEVPEETMLEAIMYGHQEIKRLIEFQEEIVKAVGKEKIDIPLYEVDQTLADEVKALAETDLLKAIQVHEKHAREDAISAVKKAVVEKFQEEERDEATIKQAKDVLNKLVKNEVRRLITEEKVRPDGRGVDQIRPLSSEVGLLPRTHGSGLFTRGQTQALSICTLGALGDVQILDGLGVEESKRFMHHYNFPQFSVGETGPMRGPGRREIGHGALGERALEPVIPSEKDFPYTVRLVSEVLESNGSTSQASICASTLAMMDAGVPIKAPVAGIAMGLVKSGEYYTVLTDIQGMEDALGDMDFKVAGTSKGVTALQMDIKIDGLSKDILEEALQQAKKGRMEILDSMLSTIPASREELSRYAPKILTMTINPDKIRDVIGPSGKQINKIIEDTGVKIDIEQDGTIFISSTEEDMNQKAKKIIEDLVREVEVGQLYLGKVKRIEKFGAFLEIFSGKDGLVHISELALERVGKVEDVVKIGDELLVKVTEIDKQGRVNLSRKAVLREEKEKEEKQS; from the coding sequence ATGGGACAAGAAAAACAAGTCTTCACCATAGACTGGGCCGGACGTCAACTGACAGTTGAAACTGGCCAGCTTGCAAAGCAAGCAAACGGAGCGGTCCTCGTACGCTACGGAGATACGGCTGTGCTTAGCTCAGCAACAGCTTCTAAAGAGCCAAAACCACTTGATTTTTTCCCGCTCACTGTGAACTACGAAGAAAGATTATACGCAGTAGGTAAAATTCCTGGTGGCTTCATTAAAAGAGAAGGCCGTCCAAGTGAAAAAGCGATCCTTGCAAGCCGTTTAATTGATAGACCAATTCGTCCACTATTTGCAGATGGATTTAGAAACGAAGTACAAGTCATTAGTATCGTCATGAGTGTGGATCAAGATTGTTCATCTGAAATGGCTGCAATGTTTGGCTCATCTTTAGCATTATGTGTGTCTGACATTCCATTTGAGGGACCAATCGCCGGCGTTACAGTAGGACGAGTAGATGGAAAGCTGATCATCAATCCAAATGTAGAACAGCTTGAACAAAGCGACATCAACCTTGTAGTCGCTGGAACAAAAGATGCGATCAACATGGTCGAAGCTGGTGCCGATGAAGTACCAGAAGAAACAATGCTTGAAGCTATCATGTATGGTCACCAAGAGATCAAGCGTTTAATCGAATTCCAAGAGGAAATTGTGAAGGCAGTCGGTAAAGAAAAAATCGATATTCCTTTATACGAAGTAGATCAAACGTTAGCAGACGAAGTGAAAGCACTTGCTGAAACTGACCTGCTGAAAGCGATTCAAGTACATGAGAAGCATGCACGTGAGGATGCCATCAGTGCGGTGAAAAAAGCTGTAGTTGAGAAGTTTCAAGAAGAAGAGCGTGACGAAGCGACAATCAAACAAGCGAAAGATGTATTAAATAAGCTTGTCAAAAATGAAGTCCGCCGTCTGATCACTGAAGAGAAAGTCCGTCCAGATGGACGCGGTGTAGATCAAATCCGCCCACTTTCTTCAGAAGTAGGCCTTCTGCCAAGAACGCACGGTTCGGGACTATTTACAAGGGGCCAAACACAGGCGCTCAGCATTTGTACATTAGGTGCACTTGGCGATGTGCAAATCCTTGATGGTTTAGGTGTGGAAGAATCAAAACGCTTCATGCACCATTACAACTTCCCGCAATTCAGTGTTGGTGAAACAGGTCCAATGCGTGGCCCAGGACGCCGTGAAATCGGTCATGGTGCGTTAGGTGAACGTGCGCTAGAACCAGTGATTCCATCTGAAAAAGATTTCCCTTATACGGTGCGTCTTGTTTCAGAAGTATTAGAATCAAACGGGTCTACTTCACAAGCAAGTATTTGCGCAAGCACACTTGCCATGATGGATGCGGGTGTTCCAATTAAAGCACCAGTTGCAGGTATTGCAATGGGACTTGTGAAATCTGGCGAATACTACACAGTGCTGACAGACATTCAAGGAATGGAAGATGCACTTGGAGATATGGACTTTAAAGTTGCAGGGACATCTAAAGGTGTAACAGCACTTCAAATGGATATCAAAATCGATGGTCTATCAAAAGACATCTTAGAAGAAGCTCTCCAACAAGCGAAAAAAGGAAGAATGGAAATCTTAGATAGCATGCTGTCAACGATTCCTGCTTCTAGAGAAGAATTGTCTCGTTATGCACCAAAAATCTTAACGATGACAATCAATCCTGATAAAATTCGCGATGTCATTGGACCGAGCGGTAAACAAATCAATAAAATCATTGAAGATACCGGTGTGAAAATCGATATTGAACAAGATGGTACAATCTTTATTTCTTCTACTGAAGAAGACATGAACCAAAAAGCGAAGAAAATCATTGAAGATCTTGTAAGAGAAGTTGAAGTAGGACAACTTTACTTAGGTAAAGTGAAACGCATTGAAAAATTCGGTGCATTCCTTGAAATCTTCAGCGGTAAAGATGGACTTGTTCATATTTCTGAGCTTGCGCTTGAGCGTGTAGGCAAAGTAGAAGATGTCGTGAAGATTGGCGATGAATTACTTGTCAAAGTCACTGAAATCGATAAACAGGGCCGTGTGAACCTTTCTCGCAAAGCTGTTTTACGTGAAGAAAAGGAAAAAGAAGAAAAACAGTCTTAA